Proteins encoded in a region of the Solanum dulcamara chromosome 9, daSolDulc1.2, whole genome shotgun sequence genome:
- the LOC129903937 gene encoding GDSL esterase/lipase At1g71691-like: MAKFIRFSWLCMMLTISSVVAEGDYAYDYDDAFAPDASIGTEALAPSSAPTVSPVPSPPSVRPALVPALFAFGDSLIDSGNNNQLFSFAKANYLPYGIDFGGPTGRFSNGYTILDQIGLLLGLPLLPPYSEEFNADKMRYGVNYASAAAGILDVTGFHFVERIPFSYQIKNFENTLVSLIKNMSASVVKEAIPKCMFFVGMGSNDYLNNYIMPVYFTQDQYSPQKFAELLIHQYKIQLTKLYDLGARKFMICGIGQMGCIPSMLAESSSGQCSDSVNEMVLPFNSKLKTMIMKLNKDLPGAHFIFLDMEYMFKDIFRNHKSYGFSVIDRGCCGLGKNKGEVTCLPFQTPCPNRDEYLFWDAYHPTSAVNLLLGSMAFYRGPNYSYPMNIEQLARL, from the exons ATGGCTAAGTTTATAAGGTTTTCTTGGCTTTGCATGATGTTAACAATTAGTTCAGTTGTAGCAGAAGGCGATTATgcatatgattatgatgatgCATTTGCTCCGGACGCATCAATCGGAACGGAAGCCCTGGCGCCATCATCAGCACCGACAGTGTCACCAGTACCATCGCCGCCAAGTGTGAGACCGGCTTTGGTACCAGCTTTGTTTGCCTTCGGAGACTCATTGATAGACAGCGGAAACAACAACCAGCTTTTCTCATTTGCCAAAGCCAATTATTTACCTTATGGCATTGATTTTGGTGGCCCTACTGGACGCTTCTCTAACGGTTACACCATCCTTGATCAGATCG GTTTGCTTCTGGGATTGCCTCTGCTTCCACCATATTCAGAGGAGTTCAACGCCGACAAAATGCGTTACGGAGTGAACTATGCCTCCGCTGCTGCTGGTATCCTTGATGTTACTGGTTTTcacttt GTGGAGCGAATCCCATTCagttatcaaataaaaaattttgAGAACACATTGGTAAGTTTGATAAAAAATATGAGTGCATCCGTTGTGAAAGAGGCAATTCCCAAGTGCATGTTCTTTGTGGGAATGGGCAGCAATGACTACCTTAACAATTACATTATGCCTGTCTACTTTACTCAAGATCAATACTCTCCTCAAAAGTTTGCTGAATTACTCATTCATCAGTACAAAATTCAATTGACA AAATTGTACGATCTTGGAGCTCGGAAATTTATGATTTGTGGGATTGGACAAATGGGTTGCATCCCAAGTATGCTAGCAGAAAGTTCAAGTGGTCAATGCTCAGATTCGGTAAATGAAATGGTCCTTCCATTCAATTCCAAACTAAAGACAATGATCATGAAACTCAACAAGGATCTGCCTGGTGCCCACTTCATTTTCCTTGACATGGAATATATGTTCAAGGATATCTTTAGAAACCACAAGTCCTATG GGTTTAGTGTGATAGATCGTGGTTGTTGCGGTCTAGGGAAAAACAAAGGGGAAGTAACTTGCCTTCCATTCCAAACACCATGTCCAAATAGAGATGAGTACTTATTTTGGGATGCATATCACCCCACATCTGCAGTCAACCTCTTGCTTGGGAGTATGGCTTTCTATAGAGGTCCCAACTATTCTTATCCTATGAATATTGAGCAGCTTGCTCGTCTCTGA